TTAAGCGCTTCTTTCAAATATAGGAAGAACATATACTTTTTTGTAGAcacttaatttatttattaattgtttagaCCAATTCGTAACCGTTAAAGGCAactactatattttatattttcaaaaatagcaaATCTTGCTGGTTTAAACGTGAATAAATGAAAACCAAATTATTATGGGACAGAGAAAAAGCTATTCACAGTGGCgaactttaatattttcactTCTCGCCTTACACAATAGTAATTTGATATTTGTGCGGATCATGTGACGATTACTTATGCAAATGGGTGTGCATGCCAACATAAACACGTGGTTGAGAAGAAAGCACAAGCATCTCTATTTCTAACAATAACCTAAAATCCTAGAAGCATTATCATATGAATATAAAATTGATTACTTATAGCCTGACTGGTTtctccgctaccacccgcaaatgCAGCTTTTGTGTTTACTAGCagttgacagcgtttcgaaacaatcatacaaaccgctacaaatcgcttcaaaccgtTTTGAATcccttaaaatcaaaagctggttccagctagcgtttgcggttgtgtgcggttgcgggaggataatttttttttctttttttttcaaaaaccatataaatacaaaaataaaaataaaaataaaattttaaattggaattataaaaatactaaaatatatctattatattttaattaatattataaaaatataaaataaaaatattttctataatattaaaattttaaaactataactttctaaatagaattttcatatttattataatattatgatttttgatatttttataattatattaaatgtaaatattgttaatttattatttaatcgctgttgtatttggtagttaaccattcataagtatcccgcaaacgcacaaaTTTCTAATCGCAGAActagtcgtacaaatctcttaaaaccggtAGAAACCGCAaacacccgcatccgcaaactaccgcaaccgcaaccgctgcgtttgaaccagtcaggcccttaaTAGGCAACGTGTTTTTAACCAATGGTAAAATAGGAATAGGGTAGATAAATACAAACAGGAAAATCGAGTTTACAGGCTCATGGGGTATTTTGCTAATTTTGTCCCATAAGTTGTATAACTAGAAAATTGTCTCAATGAAATATGTGAACCAAACTCTCCCATTATTTAATAACTAAACAAGGAAATAATTGAATGGactatttatttttagaattaaaaattctaatatgaTTCGGATATTTACACATTTTGGTTTGAATTTAGTTCGGATCATTgcaggttcggttcggattcgagTTTGGGTACCAATTttaattatatcatttttaacaaaaaaccaaatatACTTAAGTgttcaaaatcaaaaaaataaaaataatataaaatacacagatttgaataatgtaagactaaatacttaaatttacataaaaatagtcCAATATAAATACTTGGATGgagaacaaataaatattttcagtattttgaacatttttgttATTCTTTATATTTACTAgtgattttagatattttcatatttgtgaATAcataatagatataaaatttaaaataattaatatatttaagtatataattttgatttagatattttagtttgGATTGGATTCGGGTCATTCATacgtatattaaaattttagatccaTTTGAGTACTTAAtcaatttttgtttgtatttagtATTACTTTTAAATCAAGTTCAGTTAGGTTTTTctgatcaaaatattttagcCAAATTTACTTTCCTCTactaatataaaacaaaataaaataaatgtaaaacaaatactTTGGGCTTATTTTACATACATAAATATTGGACCATATTTTAAGAATACTAACAAAAATGGTTAAGCATTGTGTCAATAGTGTTGGGCATGTTGCAAAACTGATGTAGTCTATAACCAATAACATGTACTTCCTTAAAaaaatttttggtaaatataataaaaacacgaTATAATCGAGTGAAAAAGGGTTAGGGTTGCGTCGAAAATAATGTGATCTCTTCACTCGGcacttaaattttgtttttccatCGATTTCGcaaattttctctttttttaaagcttttccgatttctgatttttttaataatttgattttgtttctaaTTCTTGGTCAGATATAAAAATTCTgtcaagaaaaataatatttgtttaattgCATATATATAGTAAAGATGTGAAGCATTATATACAGTCGACCAGCTTgcatatactccctctgttccttaatattacatattctaggaaaaaaaattgttttaaaaagatccattttttacattttcaagacatgttttattaactaattgcaaatttcaaaaaacttaattgcactTATTGAATTGTTATTGGCttaaattatgaaacaaagataaacacataaaaatatgcaaatttaatgtgttttattaaaatgtgtgaaaaatatagaatatgtaACATTAAAAAACAGAAGGAATATAATATAAATGCGAAATATCGTATTAGTGTGTGAATACATTAAATTGTATGCGCTGAAGTTAGAAAATTAATACGTGAAcactttaattttaaaatgattgtGATAATGCCAtgttagtattttaatttttaaatggtTGTGAGAATCCCGTTTATTAATTATGTGTGCatacatttattataaatgcttactttttttaatatatagaagatATCAGTTCGAGTTTCCAAGAATTGCATGAGACCTTTCCCAAGTTTACGTGGAATGTCCacgtattttttgtttgttattagAATACTGTGATTGCGTAAGATTAATgattatttgaattttgaaagATCAATTTCCCAAACCACTGGTCGGCATTCTCGTACCATTACATAGAATATTATGAGAGTTACGATAAATGCTTAGCTTATCTATTTTGCACTTCTGCTTACTTTTGAAATTTGAATAGTTTgactatattttgaaaattttgcaaAGCTATGATAGCCCTGTTCTTTTTGGAGACGCTTCCTCAGCTTTGAGCGTCTCAGAAATACACTTTAGCGTGGATAAATTCTTCTCTTAATGTTTCTATAATAAGAAGTGAAAAGTACGGCGACTGAAAATTAGCGGAGTTTTGTGACGCCATAAAAACCAATGGCAAAAAATGTGGAGGATGCGGTTGTTTTAGAGAATGCAGCGTCATCAATTAAATGACATATGCCgtaaaaaaaagttgtttcCTTTGTATTTTCTGAAACGCTGACGCTGCGCCAATGTCTACTAAAAGAACAGCCCTAATATAGGAGAGACTTACATAAAAAGACACTTTCAGTGTTATCTTTGCACCAAAAGACATAATGTTGTTTTGATACACTTTACTGTGACAACTGTTTTATTCTGGACGAAAATAACTTCGCTTTTGGCTcaggaaaataatattttttaaaaaagcaaCCGTAATGAAATTTAGTTGGTGTTTGGTTgcatttaataataaagatataAATCAGAAAGTAGGTATATGGATTTATGTGAAAGGTTTGTGGTCGTTGGATCATTTAAAAACATGAGATCTAAAGGTTACGAAGAAGCATCCCTTTAAAGTGTGATTAATGGGGTTGGAAGGTTGAAAAAGTCGGTGAGTCGTGCTCagaatatatatgtttagaCGAAGTTTTGTTAGCAGATATATGATCAGACGCTGGTAGGATGGGAGTATTGTGGCCAGGTGATGAGTGGATGGGAGGTGTGTGGTCACTAGATGTGTGGACGGGCGTAGTGTGGTTGGGCGATGAGATGTACTCAGACGAGTTGTGATGTGGTGGTGGAGAGATGTAAGGGGGGTTctgatgtgccccagtccatGGACCAGACCGATCAGAACGTTCCAGACGTCCCAGTTGAGGTTCATCCTACCGATCAGATCAGACAGACTGACCGGGCCGTGTATCGGCTCGAACCGCGAACGTCCGGAATGGCACGTACCGCATGTACCGATGACCATGCTGATGATCTTTCTACCTTGTTCGATCCGATCATGGACTTTTCCTTTAGATATTTctctaaggcaaggatccttaAGATATCAGAAGACTTGAGCCTTGTTGAAACGCAACTTGTCCGATCAGAATGTCCTGCGGCCTTTGTTGATCATCCCGCCTATGTGTTGATCCTTACCGCTTTGGACTTAGCCGGTTCGAATGCATCTGGACAGAAGCTGAACGGTCACTTTGACTAGTCTTCTCTTTATTTatgtgccttgaccagatctagatctagatctacatTTCTATTTTATGTCTAGATCTacttgtcttgtttcttggtgagtcatatccaagcaaacaccttctcaaactcgttggtcttgtgagtcatatcaagcaaagGTTCGAGATTCTTCTTTTGGTGGACtagtgagtcatatcaagcaccaactgAAGTAGAGAATATCGAAGGCCAttccgcaaccttcgtgcgacccttcaatccataTAGTTCTCCATTCTGAATCCCGAAGACAAGTCAAAGCGGCCACTCTTATTAGTATCGAGACTGATAAAATACCCGACAATATTGACCTGTCTTTTCTAAACGTGACAAAATGGATTCATATCCAATCGTTATATATTGTTTGTGCAGATTTTGATCCATTCATTTAGCTACCAAAATAttgttctaatttttatattgttGATTAAATAAACGTGATGATTTTTGTTGGCTTTTTTATCttcttgattttttatttgttgggAGTTAAAGAAACGAACTTGTGTGGCTAACCAGTCAACTACATTCTTTCACACACACATATGTACATGGAAATGTGGCAAAGCAGTCTTTTCACACATATGTACATGGGAATAATCCTTGCCATAGTATTtgtaaacaagaaaaagaagattcaGAACTCAAAAGAGTTATTAAGCTGGACAGAGAAAGAAGGCTGGCCAATACTTGCTGCAAGAGGAGTATCAGCTCTAACAACTATCCCTGTGCGTCCGTTGTTGCCATTCCATTTCGACCGACCAAACTGCAGTTTCCATTAGAGAACAACACAAAGTAGCTACGTTAGGGTCGTGAAGGAGACAGAAACGGTTCAGGCTATGACATCagataacaagaaaaaaaataagacaaGTTTTGCTTACAGATACAGAGCCAAATGCCGAAGGATGTGCGGTGAGTGCGTAGCCATATATCAAGTTCAAGTCATCCCTCAGCGAGTGTATCACTTCCGCTTTCATCCCAGGGTTGCTTCCACCAAACGTAGGACATACACTGTTCCGGTTCATGAATCTTGTATTCATTCTTGGTTTAGAGGGGCACATGTTTAGTAAAGAAAAAGCTTTACCTGAGTTGAAGTGTAGGCTTCATTAGTAGTCCGGATCTACGCCATGCCAAGCCTTGAGAAACTTCCAACGCGAATGATTTGTCAGGCAAATGCACCATTGGTGTGATTCTAGTTCCATGTTTGTTCTATTCCACAAACAAAGAGGTTTAgaaaaaatgagaataaactccaAAAAACGATCATGAGGAGTTTTATGATCTCTTAACTAACCTTACAAGAGTAACTAAACCTCATATCGCCTGGATACTGACCCTGTGCTTGAAGAAGACCTCCACAGAAAGGCACAAAGGTACTCACTGTCAACCCCTCGCCGGATACATAAGTCAGTTGCCCGTTTGGGAACTGCAAATCCATAAAAGACTGTCCAAAGGGAAACAAGTTCAGGAACTTACGAAAAGTAAGAACATAAACCACACCTCTAAGGAGAAAAGAGGCTTACGCAAGATAAAGGGTTGAGACATAGCATTGACATCATAAGCCATCTTCTATGCTTTGACCATACCGCTGGGCAAAGTGAATGCATACCTTTCTGCAACGAAAATGAGTTTTTAGATAGAACTCGAAAAGGGAGGAACTCTTACTGAAGTGTGTGAAGTTTAATTAAGCATATACCTTCCTGTCATATCCATACCAGAGCAAGTGTTGTTTTGATAAGTGTAACGGTAAAAGAAGAGTCGAATCGCGTAGGAAAAGAATCGGTCCAAGctggagaagaaagagagacgaAGTTCCATCACTTGCAGTAGAACTCGAACTCGAGGCTTCAAGTCTCCATATGTCTCCCCTGGCTGCCAATGAATGTTCCATACCGTTTGTTCTACTATCATAACTTGATGACATATCAATCTTTCCCTGCATTGGCCAAGAAAATCTACAGTTACTAGATCAAGAAGCAGACAGAGAGAACAAAGCAGACAATATACCTTTGATCTTCCAAGGAAACCACCTGTTCTCAAGTAAGAATCTGCAACTTCCTCCTCAGACATAGTAACAGAATCATCTTTCTTAGAAAAACCTGAGTCTTTCAACCGTTCTGCAGCTAATCCCAAATCATCTTTTGTATCCACATAAGCCCTATGGCTCCTTATACTCTTACCACTAAGCTTGATATCGTCTTGCATAAACGGAACAGGCAACCTCCTGAAGAACTGCTGGACCATGAGGTTCAATCCAGAACCGAAATCAACACCAGCTTGACCTATCTTACTCCCAACATCGAGAACCGCCGCAACGCCGTTGATGGGTTGGTTAATAATACCGAAGCTATAATCTCTAATAGCGTCGAAATGTTGAATCGGGAACTCGAGATCGAAAGGTTTCGActtttgatgatgatgaggccATGGGAAGGAAGGTGGGTTAATCTGAATCAAACCCGTGAAGCCCTGAGCGAGCCGATCCGCTAAATCTAGCCCTTGTCGTTGAACCTCTTCCCAAGCTTCGAAAGATCTCTCCACCGACATCATGTTTATTCAAATCCTCATGCGAATCGATCGAACACGGATTCGATTCTCTGCGAAATCATAAGGAAAAAAGGTTTGAACTTTACTTAAAGATCGAGCAGAGCTTTGAAGGACACGCACAGATTCACCAGTTAGAAAGCAATACACTTTGGCTAATTTGATAGGCTTCCTTAAAAAGATCAAATCTTTGTCCTTTCGTTGACCAAAACCATACGCAAGTCTTCTTCTTTGATACGGAACCATTTTTTACTTTATGATATAACCGGGATGGATTCGGGTGCAGGACCGGATCGGTTTGCCAAACACAATTGAGATGTTTCAGATCATAACAAAAGAGAGACTACCATttgaaaactgttttttttgtaCATACATGTATATTTCCACCTGCTCTAGCAGGCCTGGGCACTTTACCGATACCCGAAACCGCATCCGAACCCAACCCGAAAACttcgaaccgaaatccgaaccgaagtagcaaaatactcGAACGGGTATTGagttaggagagattggatatccgaacccgaacgggtaatatccgaatctgaatggatatccgaaggtaaccgaacatatgtatacataacattttattcaaaatatttattttgatgctACACATAGTTTAAGAtcagataatatacatataattatggattGATACTCAATTGAAAAACATGTCAAACTTCTTGTTTCGtgcattaataaaaaaattgtatacaaaatttcaaaacaatagCCAAATTAGTGTCTTTTTAGAGTTAAATCTTATCTCCAAACAT
This region of Brassica napus cultivar Da-Ae chromosome C5, Da-Ae, whole genome shotgun sequence genomic DNA includes:
- the LOC106381849 gene encoding uncharacterized protein LOC106381849, which produces MMSVERSFEAWEEVQRQGLDLADRLAQGFTGLIQINPPSFPWPHHHQKSKPFDLEFPIQHFDAIRDYSFGIINQPINGVAAVLDVGSKIGQAGVDFGSGLNLMVQQFFRRLPVPFMQDDIKLSGKSIRSHRAYVDTKDDLGLAAERLKDSGFSKKDDSVTMSEEEVADSYLRTGGFLGRSKGKIDMSSSYDSRTNGMEHSLAARGDIWRLEASSSSSTASDGTSSLFLLQLGPILFLRDSTLLLPLHLSKQHLLWYGYDRKKGMHSLCPAVWSKHRRWLMMSMLCLNPLSCSFMDLQFPNGQLTYVSGEGLTVSTFVPFCGGLLQAQGQYPGDMRFSYSCKNKHGTRITPMVHLPDKSFALEVSQGLAWRRSGLLMKPTLQLSVCPTFGGSNPGMKAEVIHSLRDDLNLIYGYALTAHPSAFGSVSFGRSKWNGNNGRTGIVVRADTPLAASIGQPSFSVQLNNSFEF